In Candidatus Sulfurimonas marisnigri, a single genomic region encodes these proteins:
- a CDS encoding D-alanyl-D-alanine carboxypeptidase family protein, which produces MIKKIIVLILALSISLFGDINKHKLDQLKIGALIVKDLKTKNILYSKYAQKRVRPASLTKIMTVLMAIKHGNMNKYVIITKAMLKVKPTIAGYKQGDAVLLADLVKAAMIESDNDAAKAIAISIGGGYEKKFIAMMNEKAKQLGMEHTHFSNPCGFDAKNHYSSPNDLLIMAEYAIKSPMFNRISNRNSYIYKVVRNGQFKTFEANTHNRLLNKYQYAVGVKTGYTSKAGACLIARAKKDGQDCLIVMMNSKEDRWKTAKEIFQQII; this is translated from the coding sequence ATGATAAAGAAAATTATTGTATTAATATTAGCTCTTAGCATTTCTCTTTTTGGCGATATAAATAAGCATAAATTAGATCAACTCAAAATTGGAGCATTGATTGTAAAAGATTTAAAAACAAAAAATATTTTGTACTCAAAATATGCTCAAAAAAGAGTTAGACCAGCTAGTTTAACAAAAATTATGACAGTGTTAATGGCTATAAAACATGGAAATATGAACAAATATGTAATAATAACAAAGGCTATGCTAAAAGTTAAGCCTACAATAGCTGGTTACAAACAAGGTGATGCAGTTTTGCTGGCTGATTTAGTAAAAGCAGCCATGATTGAATCAGATAATGACGCTGCAAAAGCGATTGCCATTTCAATTGGTGGTGGATATGAAAAAAAATTTATTGCCATGATGAATGAAAAAGCTAAGCAACTAGGAATGGAACATACTCATTTTAGTAATCCATGTGGGTTTGATGCAAAAAACCACTACTCTTCTCCAAACGATTTACTTATAATGGCCGAATATGCAATCAAAAGTCCGATGTTCAACAGAATTAGTAATAGAAACTCTTACATATATAAAGTGGTAAGAAATGGTCAGTTTAAAACATTTGAAGCTAATACACACAATCGTCTTCTAAATAAATACCAGTATGCGGTTGGTGTCAAAACTGGATACACTTCAAAAGCAGGAGCATGTTTAATTGCTCGTGCTAAAAAAGATGGTCAAGATTGCTTGATTGTTATGATGAATTCTAAAGAAGATCGCTGGAAAACTGCGAAAGAAATTTTTCAGCAGATAATATAA
- a CDS encoding efflux RND transporter permease subunit, translated as MIRRFLEFAIDKPLLNHILLTFIVLLSIFAYVNIPKEIFPPMNMDKVTVSGGYAGTSADVLDKMVVKTIEDDLQNIDELDTIKTTIKNGSFSILVDIKPGSDNISVLNDVKDIISSVKKDLPADMAEPIAKVRLHSFPLVLIALAGDKTKKELLERADELKSELSRFKDLSEISIRGDAEDELVIKINEQKILAFGLSPSLAIESIRNISSIFPIGTIKERGSHLYISTYNGEKNQESIESTVISVGDFRVRIGDIADVSFKLSDESELSHYNGVRNVSLNISKSENGNSIELVKQIRELLKESSKKHPELQYEIYTDTSIWIKNRLNTVFANILFGLMLVFIAMLIFINRGIAMVVAIGIPVSFMIGLIVTELMGDSLNMLSLLGALIALGMLVDEAIVVAENIYRHLEEGMERREAAIVGALEMFPAVLAATLTTVFAFLPMLLLSGEMGMFIKIIPIMITVLLLSSLFEAFYFLPLHAHDFLRVSHDESFTKSIWKKLRSWHNTALHFVFKKKWLSLIVIVVTILSLTFVLIKNSKFQLFPDFDTTQIYVYGKVNINSELEDTEKIITDLEKKLLANIKSDDVSSITSVIGFTLDAKNVAETGEHLFHIFIDLHERAPTNVFDTYISPYLSIEYSKDVLKRNRSAKEIAVEVESIVKPFRNLKDKDGSVYDEVVVRVPGAGVVASDIEVSLSGNNEQKIIEGVKKLESALAEISGVNNVSNDANIGEKELKLRVNEYGQQLGFNEELISRELRTYYLKGEYAKMFNDSGLVRVKIESGINEKISSIDTIEVQVPSSNQYVLLSDVCDFIMIQGFVALKKEDGVRIRTVVASLDKKIQTSAEVMKKLEPTFGQLRSDGYKIDIKGEEKENNKNKKEMMRSAVIAIFLIFITLVWLFDSIKKSLIVISTIPLVLLGVYFGHMVMGINLTMPGMIGIVGLAGVVVNDGLIVVNFIKHASDTEELMKKAQTRLRPILLTSLTTVLGLSTLIFFASGQAMILQPMAISLGFGIACATVLNLIYVPLLYAVVFKIKDKEEISKI; from the coding sequence ATGATTAGACGCTTTTTAGAGTTTGCAATTGATAAACCACTTTTAAATCACATACTACTTACATTTATAGTCTTACTATCTATTTTTGCATATGTTAATATTCCAAAAGAGATATTCCCACCTATGAATATGGATAAGGTGACAGTTTCTGGTGGTTATGCGGGAACTTCAGCTGATGTTTTAGACAAAATGGTTGTTAAAACAATAGAAGATGACTTACAAAATATAGATGAACTTGATACTATAAAAACAACCATTAAAAACGGGTCATTCTCAATTCTCGTGGATATAAAACCAGGCTCTGACAATATAAGCGTACTTAATGATGTAAAAGATATTATAAGTAGTGTAAAAAAAGATTTACCTGCAGACATGGCTGAACCAATTGCTAAGGTAAGACTTCACAGTTTTCCCCTTGTTCTTATTGCGTTGGCTGGAGATAAAACAAAAAAAGAGTTACTAGAGAGAGCGGATGAGTTAAAGAGTGAGCTTAGCAGGTTTAAAGACTTAAGTGAAATAAGTATTCGCGGCGATGCAGAAGACGAGTTGGTTATAAAAATAAATGAGCAGAAAATTTTAGCTTTTGGACTGTCACCATCATTGGCAATTGAATCCATAAGAAATATAAGCTCAATTTTCCCTATTGGAACTATCAAAGAGAGAGGGTCTCATCTATATATTTCAACATATAATGGTGAAAAAAATCAAGAGAGTATAGAGAGCACAGTTATTAGTGTTGGGGATTTTCGTGTTCGTATTGGAGACATAGCAGACGTTTCATTTAAGCTAAGTGACGAATCCGAACTCTCTCACTATAATGGTGTTAGAAATGTATCTTTGAATATATCAAAATCAGAAAATGGAAATTCAATAGAGTTAGTGAAGCAGATTAGAGAACTGTTAAAAGAGAGTTCAAAAAAGCATCCAGAACTTCAGTATGAGATATACACAGACACATCTATTTGGATAAAAAATCGTTTGAATACAGTTTTTGCAAATATTCTCTTTGGACTTATGCTTGTATTTATTGCAATGCTCATTTTTATAAATCGTGGAATTGCTATGGTTGTGGCAATTGGAATTCCTGTAAGTTTTATGATAGGCTTAATAGTGACAGAGTTAATGGGTGATAGTTTGAATATGCTATCTCTTCTTGGAGCTCTTATTGCGCTTGGTATGCTTGTTGATGAAGCTATAGTTGTAGCTGAAAATATATATAGACATCTAGAGGAGGGAATGGAGAGGAGAGAAGCTGCTATAGTTGGAGCATTAGAGATGTTTCCAGCTGTTCTTGCAGCGACTTTGACAACTGTATTTGCATTTTTGCCTATGTTGTTGTTAAGCGGAGAGATGGGAATGTTCATAAAAATAATTCCTATAATGATTACTGTACTCCTTCTCTCCTCACTTTTTGAAGCTTTTTATTTTTTACCTCTACATGCACATGACTTTTTAAGAGTTTCACATGATGAGAGTTTTACAAAGAGTATCTGGAAAAAGTTAAGATCCTGGCATAACACAGCTTTACATTTCGTTTTTAAAAAAAAGTGGCTCTCTTTAATAGTTATAGTTGTAACCATATTATCTCTAACCTTTGTACTTATTAAAAATTCAAAATTTCAGTTGTTTCCTGATTTTGATACTACGCAAATATATGTATATGGTAAAGTCAATATAAATAGTGAGTTAGAAGACACAGAAAAAATAATCACTGATTTAGAAAAAAAATTATTGGCAAATATAAAAAGTGATGATGTTTCTTCAATCACTTCTGTTATAGGATTTACTCTTGATGCAAAAAATGTAGCTGAAACAGGAGAACACCTTTTTCATATATTTATAGATTTACATGAGCGTGCACCGACTAATGTTTTTGATACATATATAAGTCCATATTTATCTATTGAATATAGTAAAGATGTTTTAAAAAGGAATAGATCTGCAAAAGAGATAGCAGTTGAAGTAGAGTCAATTGTAAAACCCTTTAGAAATTTGAAAGATAAAGATGGCTCAGTTTATGATGAAGTTGTTGTAAGAGTTCCTGGCGCTGGTGTTGTAGCCTCTGACATAGAAGTGAGTTTAAGTGGAAATAATGAGCAAAAAATAATAGAAGGTGTAAAAAAACTTGAGAGTGCTTTAGCTGAAATCTCAGGGGTAAATAATGTTTCAAATGATGCAAACATTGGTGAAAAAGAGTTAAAACTTCGTGTAAATGAGTATGGCCAGCAGTTGGGTTTCAATGAAGAACTCATATCAAGAGAGTTGAGGACATATTACTTAAAAGGTGAATATGCAAAGATGTTCAACGATAGTGGTCTTGTTCGTGTTAAAATTGAGAGTGGTATAAATGAAAAAATAAGCTCTATAGACACTATTGAGGTTCAAGTGCCGTCATCTAACCAGTATGTGCTATTAAGTGATGTCTGTGACTTTATTATGATACAAGGCTTTGTAGCTCTTAAAAAAGAGGATGGGGTTCGAATTCGTACAGTAGTTGCCTCTTTAGATAAAAAAATTCAAACTTCTGCTGAGGTTATGAAAAAATTAGAGCCAACTTTTGGACAACTAAGAAGTGATGGATATAAAATAGATATAAAAGGTGAAGAAAAAGAGAACAATAAAAATAAAAAAGAGATGATGCGCTCAGCAGTTATTGCGATATTTCTTATTTTTATTACTTTGGTTTGGCTATTTGATTCTATAAAAAAATCACTAATAGTAATAAGCACAATTCCATTAGTATTACTTGGCGTTTATTTTGGACATATGGTAATGGGTATTAACCTTACAATGCCAGGAATGATAGGAATAGTTGGGCTTGCAGGTGTTGTTGTCAACGATGGTCTTATAGTTGTTAACTTTATAAAGCATGCAAGCGATACAGAAGAGTTAATGAAAAAAGCGCAAACAAGACTAAGACCTATACTTCTTACATCTTTAACAACTGTTTTAGGACTATCAACGTTAATATTTTTTGCTTCAGGACAAGCCATGATACTTCAGCCAATGGCGATTTCATTGGGGTTTGGTATAGCTTGTGCAACAGTACTAAATCTAATTTATGTGCCACTGCTTTATGCAGTTGTGTTCAAAATAAAAGATAAAGAGGAAATAAGTAAAATCTAA
- a CDS encoding glutamate-5-semialdehyde dehydrogenase, which produces MEKFLEEAKSSSRILSTLSGSEKNRILKDMANALRSNTMDLLEANALDMSDADKNDLSTALKDRLLLDESRIEGMAVAVEEIAALKEPVGRVIDGWVTEDGLKIEKTSIPIGVIGIIYESRPNVTSDTAALCFKSSNVCVLKGGKEAENSNKAIAKVLQAVLSTNNLPVSLISLIPDSSREGVAKLIKMDKYVDLIIPRGGAGLIKYVCDNATVSVVKHDKGQCHTYIDKDAKLDNAIAIAINAKVQRPGVCNAMETLLVDSAIAADALPKLKSEFDRAHTELKGCIKTQSIIEVANATDKDYDTEYLANILNIKVVDGVDGAIEHVVKFTSGHSEAIITENITVAEKFLNSIDAAVVYVNASTRFTDGGAFGFGAEVGISTNKLHARGPMGIEGLTTYKFKIYGSGQIRK; this is translated from the coding sequence ATGGAAAAATTTTTAGAAGAAGCAAAATCTTCAAGTAGAATCTTATCTACTTTAAGTGGGTCAGAAAAAAATAGAATATTAAAAGATATGGCAAATGCTCTGAGAAGTAATACAATGGACTTACTTGAAGCAAATGCACTTGATATGTCTGATGCTGACAAAAACGATTTAAGCACGGCTCTAAAAGATAGACTACTTTTAGATGAGTCACGCATAGAAGGCATGGCTGTGGCTGTTGAAGAGATAGCAGCACTTAAAGAACCAGTTGGCCGTGTAATTGATGGTTGGGTGACAGAAGATGGTCTTAAAATAGAAAAAACTTCTATACCTATTGGTGTAATAGGAATTATCTATGAATCTCGCCCTAATGTCACAAGTGATACTGCAGCACTGTGCTTTAAAAGCTCTAATGTATGTGTACTAAAGGGAGGTAAAGAGGCTGAGAATTCTAATAAAGCGATTGCAAAAGTACTTCAGGCAGTTTTATCTACAAATAACTTACCTGTGTCTTTGATTTCACTTATACCAGACTCTTCAAGAGAGGGTGTTGCTAAACTTATTAAAATGGATAAGTATGTTGATTTAATTATTCCTCGTGGTGGGGCAGGGCTTATTAAATATGTTTGTGATAATGCAACCGTAAGTGTTGTTAAACACGATAAAGGTCAGTGTCACACATATATAGATAAAGATGCCAAGCTTGATAATGCAATTGCTATTGCAATAAATGCAAAAGTGCAAAGACCTGGTGTTTGCAACGCTATGGAAACGTTATTAGTAGATAGTGCTATAGCAGCGGATGCACTGCCAAAGTTAAAATCAGAATTCGACAGGGCTCACACAGAGTTAAAAGGGTGTATTAAAACTCAAAGTATAATTGAAGTGGCAAATGCTACTGATAAAGATTATGACACTGAGTATTTAGCAAATATTTTAAATATAAAAGTAGTTGATGGAGTTGATGGCGCAATTGAGCATGTAGTGAAGTTTACATCAGGACACTCAGAAGCTATAATCACTGAAAATATAACCGTAGCAGAGAAGTTTTTAAATTCTATAGACGCAGCTGTTGTTTATGTAAATGCTTCAACTCGTTTTACAGATGGCGGAGCATTTGGTTTTGGTGCAGAAGTTGGAATAAGTACAAATAAGCTACATGCAAGAGGTCCTATGGGAATAGAAGGACTCACAACATATAAGTTTAAAATATATGGTAGTGGTCAAATAAGAAAATAA
- a CDS encoding response regulator encodes MEIINEYIIETVVAIALVIILILYFLIRKPKQIIKEDVTESVVDVTIGDVPKDNKILEVESVAKDEPTVPDTKRIKRAVVYHDKIKKVDFEIFKGVRILVAEDNLINQKVITALLATSGIDITMASDGQIALDILKDDSDFSLILMDAHMPNIDGFQATRLIRKNPDYNHIPVIALSGDTATDDINNMYKVGMEQHLEKPLKMDNLYDVLYMYTSGDESNNGAQHSTQTSAKFDIEVGLDVCGGDKEFYIEILNDFTSKYSDSSKQLQEYISNQDAINANKMLLDISGVAANIGADYLHNVAIKLKNSIEKPEDLEYVTNLKEYKRALAEVCAAIEEYKQT; translated from the coding sequence ATGGAAATAATAAATGAATACATAATTGAAACAGTTGTTGCTATTGCCTTAGTTATTATACTTATATTATATTTTTTAATTAGAAAACCTAAACAAATAATTAAAGAAGATGTTACTGAAAGTGTAGTAGATGTTACAATAGGCGATGTTCCAAAAGATAATAAAATTTTAGAAGTAGAAAGTGTTGCCAAAGATGAACCAACAGTTCCTGATACAAAGAGAATTAAAAGAGCTGTAGTTTATCATGATAAAATTAAAAAAGTGGATTTTGAAATCTTTAAAGGTGTTAGAATTCTAGTAGCAGAAGATAATTTAATTAATCAAAAAGTTATAACAGCTCTTTTGGCTACTTCTGGTATAGATATAACAATGGCAAGTGATGGACAAATTGCTTTAGATATTTTAAAGGATGATTCTGATTTTTCACTAATTTTAATGGATGCACATATGCCAAATATTGATGGTTTTCAAGCCACTAGACTTATTCGTAAAAATCCTGACTACAACCATATACCTGTCATTGCACTTAGTGGAGATACTGCGACAGATGACATTAATAATATGTATAAAGTTGGCATGGAACAGCATCTTGAAAAACCACTAAAAATGGACAATCTTTACGATGTTTTATATATGTACACCTCAGGTGATGAGAGCAACAATGGAGCTCAACATTCTACTCAAACATCAGCAAAATTTGATATCGAAGTTGGACTGGATGTTTGTGGTGGAGATAAAGAATTTTATATTGAAATATTAAACGACTTTACATCTAAATACTCAGATTCTTCTAAACAACTGCAAGAGTACATCAGCAATCAAGATGCCATAAATGCCAATAAAATGTTACTAGATATTTCAGGTGTTGCAGCAAATATAGGCGCTGATTATTTACATAATGTAGCTATAAAATTAAAAAATAGCATTGAAAAACCTGAAGATTTAGAGTATGTTACTAATCTAAAAGAATACAAAAGAGCACTAGCAGAAGTTTGTGCTGCAATCGAAGAGTATAAACAAACTTAA
- the rsmH gene encoding 16S rRNA (cytosine(1402)-N(4))-methyltransferase RsmH: MQIIPHIPVLFSQVLETFSGVEDGIIIDCTMGYGGHSSMILEANPHVTLIGIDQDQTAIDFSTKRLEQYKDRVEIKKGRFSSVIKDILKEHDIENIKGILADIGVSSLQLDQKDRGFSYDSDKLDMRMDKDSPLSALEVVNEYSTTELERILLEYGELRNYKKIASFIVDNRPFNSAKELSDTLKPMMPHGKKIHPATLLMQAIRIEVNDELGELKSLLKTIEDAKFPNAKVAIISFHSLEDRIVKQTFSDWKKNCICPDEAMRCTCTNDNSLGRVITKKPIMAKNDELKENIRSRSAKMRVFKMVKNSE, translated from the coding sequence ATGCAAATTATTCCACATATTCCAGTTTTATTCTCACAAGTTTTAGAAACATTTAGTGGTGTTGAGGATGGTATTATAATTGATTGTACTATGGGTTATGGTGGACACTCATCTATGATTCTTGAGGCAAATCCACATGTAACGCTTATTGGCATTGACCAGGATCAGACAGCAATAGATTTTTCTACGAAAAGGCTGGAACAATATAAAGATAGAGTAGAGATTAAAAAAGGTCGTTTCTCATCTGTTATAAAAGATATTTTAAAAGAGCATGACATTGAAAATATCAAAGGTATTTTAGCAGATATAGGGGTTTCATCACTTCAGTTAGACCAAAAAGATAGGGGTTTTTCTTACGATAGTGATAAGCTTGATATGAGAATGGACAAAGATTCTCCACTCAGTGCATTAGAGGTTGTAAATGAGTATTCAACAACTGAGCTTGAGAGAATACTATTAGAATATGGAGAGCTAAGAAACTACAAGAAAATAGCATCTTTTATAGTAGACAATAGACCATTTAATTCAGCTAAAGAGTTATCAGATACCTTAAAACCCATGATGCCTCATGGTAAAAAAATTCATCCTGCCACACTTTTAATGCAGGCAATTCGCATAGAAGTAAACGACGAACTTGGTGAGTTGAAATCACTTTTAAAGACAATTGAAGATGCAAAGTTTCCAAATGCAAAAGTTGCAATCATATCTTTTCATTCTCTAGAAGATAGAATTGTAAAACAAACATTTAGTGATTGGAAGAAAAATTGTATCTGTCCTGATGAAGCAATGAGATGTACATGTACAAATGACAACTCGCTTGGAAGAGTAATTACAAAGAAGCCAATTATGGCGAAGAATGATGAATTAAAAGAGAATATTAGAAGCCGTAGTGCTAAGATGAGAGTTTTTAAAATGGTTAAAAACAGTGAGTAA